The window ACGTTAGGCGCTCACGTTCGACGACGTGCTCTCATGACTGCCCACCTCGGTTGCCAGAACGTCCACTTGTCGTCAATCTCGGGGTGAGTGCTCCGTGAGCGCGGAACGCGGGGGAACTGCCGGACGAGCGGTCATCCAACGCCCGCTTTCTGAAAGGCGCTTTGTCGCCAACGTAGAGGACCACTCTTCTGCTGGTGCCCATGCGCGTCGGACGCCTTCCCTACATCCGCTTGCTTCCTCTAGTGGCCGCCGTGGCCGCCGCTTGCGACGAGCCCACCAGTGATTCGCGACCGACGGTCGCCATCGAGGTCGCCACGGATCGCGCCGAGTACGATCGGGGCGCCAACCTGAACGCGGCCGGCCCGCTCGTCAGCATCCGCAATCGAGGCCAGCACTCCGTGTATGTCGCCCTCTGTGGCGAGACGGGCGCGGCCGCCGGCCTGCGTATCGAACGGGACGACGGGGCAGGATGGGTCGATCAGGGGCTGCCCTCCGGCCATTGCGCCCTCAGCGAGGCGGTCGGAACGAAGGAACTCTTCCCGGGCGACCAGCTCTCCAGCCGTTTCGTCTTCGTGCACGCCGGCCGGTTTCGCTTCCGGGTCCCACTGGGTCGAGTGGGCGGGACAGCGATGGACACCAGCGTCACGTCGAACGCCTTCTCCGTCCGGTAGCGAATCGTCCGCGCCGTCCTGACCCGACGCCGCCGTCCGGCGCCTAACTCACGCTGCAGCCGACAGCGGATCCGTTGAGCGCGCGCTTCGCGCGCTCTATTGCCCTCCGCTGCAGCTGAGCTCGAACGTTAGCCATCACAGCATGCTTTGTCGGCGCGTCCTGGTAATGAGCTTGGTGGGGGGCGCGGCGTGTGGCGCTGGCGACCATTCTCCCGCGTCCGACGCCGAATCACGTGCCTCGTCCATCGAGCGCGAGTTGCCGACGCTGCGCCGGGACAGCGGAACCGTGTTCGGGCTCTCCGCCGAGGGTGCGCACGTCGATGCGGCCTATCGCGGACCCCAGCTCCGACGCCTGGCGGCCCGCTTTCTCGGCGAGACCGGTCGCGCGCACGAAACGTACTACTTCGACTCCACGCTCTTTCTCGTGATCCGCCGCGACGAGTACTATGGTGCGCCGCTGAGCGGTAACGTGCGGGACTCGAATATCACGCGATACGATCTCACTCCCGGGGAGACTCCCAAGGCGCGCGCCGACAGTCTGAACGCCGAGGCCCGGGCGCTCTTGAACGCGTTGGCGACTCGCGTGAGATAGCAGCGACCACTCGCGTCCGTGATGTCTAACACCGCATGCAGCAGTCGGCCGATCTGTTGTACGCTCGCTTCGCTCGCTCTATTGCCATCGGCCGCAGCTGATGCTCAACGTTATGCGGCACACCAGCTTCGACGAACGAGCGAGCATACTCGGAGAGTACGATGAACACGACCAGCGCGCTAACAGTCCTACTGGTGATCGGCGGTCTATTCGGTACGCCGAGTCGCTCGTCTGCGCAGTCCGAAGACGCGGTTGCGAAGCAATTCGTGGGCATGTGGCGACTCGTATCTCAGCCACAGCGAATGGCTGATGGAAGCACAAAACAGGATCCGAAGAGTGCCGCCTATATCATCTATACCGACACGGGCCACATGTGCTACGTCGCCATGGATCCGAATCGGCCCAAATGGAACTCGGCAGGTAGTCCGACTCCTCAGGAAGCGCTGACTGGAGTCGCGGGATTCGGCGCGTACTGTGCCAGCGTGGAGATTCACGCGAAAGAGGGATTCGTGATCCATCGCGTGGAGATCGCGGGAACTCCTAATTTTGTCGGTCAGACTTGGAAGCGTTGGTTCACCTTCGATGGGCCGAATCGCGTTTCCCTGCGCGTCGATGGGCCATCGCCGCCCATGGTCGAGAACACACTGATTTGGGAGCGGGTTCAGAAGCGGTGAGATTTAGGGTACCTGTCCTCTCATCGGCAGAACAGGCGCGGCGTCCCAGCCCTGTTGCTCACAGCATAACGATGCTTGCTGCTGTCGACCGGAGTGCGGACGCTCGCTGCGCTCGCAATGATTTGACCGCTCGCAGCAGAAGCCAGCGTTAGGCATCACCCGACCTGTCCGACGATGGCGCGCGCGTCAGATCCGAACGCGCGACCACCGTGCAGCGACGGCGCGATTGAAGCCGTTGGGGCGCCCGTCCATTTGAGGGCGGCCCCCTGCCTCTTGAGCTGACGGGGCGTACATTCCGAACACCACCGACCCGAGCCCGCCCATGACCGTCGAGTTCACCGCTGTATCGCGAAGTCCCCGAAGGGTTTATCGCCTTTGTCGAGGAGCTTCCCGGGGCCAACACGCAGGGCGCCACCCTCGACGAGGCCCGGGAAAACCTGCGCGAAGCCGTCACCCTGGTCCTCGAGACCAACCGCGCCCTCGCCGAAGAAGACCTCGTCGGGACCACCGTCATTCGCGAACCGTTCCGCCTCTCGGCGTAGCCCCCGCGGCGTGAAACGCGTCGACCTCATTCGGCATCTGGAAGCGCAGGGCTGCCGCCTCCTCCGGGAAGGCGGCAGTCATTCCGTCTACCTCAATCCCGAGAAGCGGCGCGTCTCGACGGTCCCGCGACATCGCGAGGTCAACGACTTCCTGGCCCGCAAGATCTGTCGCGACCTCGAGATCGCCGAGCCGTGATGCCTAACACCGCATGCAGCGGTCAGCCGCACTGAGGTCTGCTCGCTGCGCTCGCTTGGTTGGATGCGGCTGCAGCTGATGCTCAACGTTAGACCGCAACAGACTCCAACGTGGGCGCCTTCTTCATCGACGATAGTGTGCATCGGCGAGCCGGCTTCATTGTCTGCGCTATCGTCTACACGGGGCGCGGCGTGACCGGACGCGTCAAAGCAGCCTTGCGCGGTGCCGGCTTGAGACCTGGGACCGATGAGTTCAAGAGCGGCGCCATCATGCAGGGTAAGCCACATCTCGCAGAACTGCGAGAACATCTCAGCGAGATCATCCACTCCTCCTGCCGGGTGGGACTGGTGGTCACCCCGCTTTCGGATAGACCTCAGCTCGGAGCGAGCGTTCTCGACGGCTTAGCTTGGATCCTAAGAGCCAACAAACTCGTACGTCGACGGGGTCGCATTTTTTCGGACACGGGGTTCTTCACCTCGGCCGCCTCGGGGAGTGCTGCTGCGCTAACTCGACCAGAATTGACCGGGAAGGTTCTGCACCCCGAGCAAGACTCGCGTCGAGTGGTTGGCATTCAGCTGGCTGATCTCGCGGCTCACACCTGTGCCACAATGCTACTGGACCAACTGGGGCACGTCACCAAGAAAGTCAAAGCGGGCGACAACTCCGGCTATGATCCCGATTGGGATCTGGAACTCGGTTTCAAGCTCTGGGCGACGATTCGATACGCCTTCTTTACGCGACGTGATCCTGAGCGCGCTTGGGATGATGCTGTCGCAGATGCGACGCCGAGTCTCTACATCGCGCCAAGCTGTTCCGAGAGCCTCCGTGATGCCGCCGTGGCGCGCTTCGGACAGGTGTACCTCGGTTGCATCCATTGAGCTAGTGTACCGCTGCGGTCTAACATGGGGTTGGAGCAGACAACAGGCGGGGCTGTCGGAACGCGGCTACGCCGCGTCGATTACACGCCTGTTGCTGCTCAACCCAGCCGTTAGCCGGACGCAGGACGCACTCTTCGAAGGGTCACCTACCTCGGCGGAGCGGATCGCTGGGACATGAACGCGCACCGTCGCATTGACGTCTCCTTCGACTTTCGGTCGGACACGCCAGGGTACCCGAAGAACGATCCGGACGCGCTGAGTCCGACCCTTAGACAGTACCATCAGTGGCTGTGGAGCAAGCCGTTACCGAGCGGGGTGCGGTTCGAACTCTCGGATGCCGCGCCTGGCGCCTATCTGTATCATCGGTCTACGGTTGGCGAGTTCTGGCTGGCGAGCGATGCGGTCATTCCCACTTTCCGGAAGGAGCCTCGACTCGCGCACATCTTCGAACAGAGCCCGGACGACCTAGCTGCGTTCATGCGAATCGGCTACACAATCGGCGGCATGATGCTGTTTCCGGGCAACCGCGTCGAAGGGAAGATGACGATCAACGGGGCACGCGGCTTCCATCCGCGCATCAAGGACCGCTTCGATCTCACGGTGGAGTGCATCCGGCGACACTACTGCCACGGGCAGAGTCCATTGAGTATCACACTCCAGCGATACGCGGGCTTCTTCGCATTGTTCGGCGACTTTCGAGGCTATGTTGAGTTCTTCCTGCTACAGGACCTTGTCACTGACGACAGCTCCGCCGTGCGGTTCTTCACGCCATTCCAGGACTTTACCACATCGCCGCTGCCATCGAGCCCGGAGGCCTACCGAGGGTATCGTCAGCGAGCCATCGAGTTCATCGAAGCCCGCAACCGCCGGATACTCCGATCGCTAGGCTCACCGAGCACCGGCTAACATCGCATGCAGCAGTCGACCGATCTGTTGTACCTTCGCTCCGCTCGCTCTATTTCGTTCGGCCGCAGCTGATGCTCAACGTTAGGCTGTCCGAGTCGTCGACTTATCGCCATCACCGTGCGAATCCTCGTCACCGTCCTCCTTGCAGCGCTTTCGCTTCTGGCCCGCGATGCACGCGCACAGCGGCGGCCGTCGACGCGTACGCTCGCGGTATCGGTCTGGGACTCGGCCTCGCACCGCCCGGTGACCGGCGCGCGTGTCTTCTTTGCCTCGCGCGAACAGTCGGCCGCGCTGACCAACAGCGCCGGGAGCGCGACGCTCGTCACTGAGAGCGATGCGGCCGAGACCATCGTGATTGTCGCCTCCGGCTTCACCCGCTATCAACGCGACCTCGGTCGCTGGGCCGAGGACTATCTCGCCATCGAAGTCCCGCTCCGGCCGGTGGTGCAACAACTCGCGGGAGTCGCCGTGACGGCCGCTGGCGCCACCACGCGGCCGACCGGACGTCTCGCGGACTTCGAACGCCGGCGGGACCTGGGAAAGGGGCGGTACATTCTCCGGGAAGAGATCGAGCGGCGCGGCAATACGCGCGCCTCCGACCTGTTCCGCGGCATGTCGGGACTCCGCGTCGTCGACAGCGCATCGAGCCGGCTGATCATTTCGTCTCGAGCCGCGCAGGCCTCCCTAGTGTCGCGGTCCGCCAACAACGACTGCGTCGTCCCCATCGCCGTGGACGGCGTGCTCAAGGAAGGCTCGTTTCAGCTCGATCTGCTGTCGCCGGCCGATATTCACGGCATTGAGGTCTATACGGGAATCGGTTCCATTCCGCCTGAGTTCTCGTCGATGCAGCGCAACGCCTGGTGCGGCCTCATTATTGTCTGGACCCGCGATCGCTAAGGACGGCTCGGGCTGGAGGCGCGGCGCGGTCAGCCTAACACGCGCTGCAGCAGACAGCGGCACATTGATTCGTGCGGCCTCCGGCCGCACTCTATAGCCTTCCGCTGCTGCTGAGCTGAAACGTTAGGCACTTGCCAGCATTTCTTCTCCGCTGTCCCACTCAATCGCTTCCATGTGGACTTGGCTTGCCGCGCAACAGGACGCGCTGACGGCAGTCGCATCGCTTCTGACCTCAGTTGCGATTGTCGTAGGCGGCGTTTGGGCGCTACGACAGTACTGGAAACGACGTGACCCTCATCCGAAGGCGCGGATCAGGCACTCCATCTCACACAGGCATCTCGACTCAGAGCGCCTGTGGCTGCGAGTCGAACTAACACTGGAGAATTGCGGCACCACCCTAATGCGCCTGAGCGCAGGACTGACGCGCGTAAGTCGGATTCTACCGTTGCTTGGCCCTCTGCCCGATCGCATGGAGCCTCCGTTTCGTCGAGAGCTGGCGTGGCCTCAAATAGGCGATGACGAGAAGGAGTGGACGACGCTGCAGATAGAACCTGGTGAATGCGACTCAGTTTCCTACGATTTTGTCCTCAGTGGCGACGTGAGAACGGTGCTCGTATACTCTCACGTGGACAATCAGTCTCAGGGCACGTCGCGCTTTGGCTGGCAAACTACAACCGTCTACGAGATCGATCACGATGACCGCATCGCGGAAGCGCCAGACAATCAAGGAACAACAGACGCCGAAGCCGCCGGTGCGAAGCCCCGACAGATCCAAGGACGCCACTCGACAGCAGGTAGTGAAGCCGCCGCCGAAGCCACCGATCAAAGGCAAATAGTTCGGCAGCTCCGAGAGACATAACTGACCTCTTCGTACAGTGCCTAACTCTAGTTGGAGCAGACGGCGGAACCTGCTCCACTTTGGTTGACACTTCCACCTAACTGAACTCGGAGGTGTCCCATGGCACGCGCGGGACCGCGGAAGACTCGGAAGTACAGCGAGGCGTTCAAGCTGACGGCGGTGCGGATGACGCAGCTCCCGGGCATGCAGGTGAAGACCGTGGCGGCGGGGCTCGACCTGCACCCCTTCATGCTGTCGCGCTGGCGGAAGGAAGTGCGCGATGGTGTGATTCGCGGGCGGTTGCCGCGTCGCGCGCCGTCGGGGCCGTCCCGCGAGCTGGCGCAGCTGCAAGCCCTCGAGCGCGCGCACGCGCTGCTACAGGAGGAGCACGACCTCCTAAAAAAAGCCATACGGTTCTGTTCCGTTCGAAGGCCGACGCGTTCGCCTTCATCGACACCCAGCGGGCCACGTACGCCGTGACGCGCCTGTGTCGGCGCTTTCGGGTGACCCCGGCGGGGTTCTATGCCTGGCGTCGTCGTCCCCGCAGCGCGCACGCGCAACAGGACCGGTTGCTCCTCACGGCGATCACCCGACTCTTCACGCGACACCACGGACGCTACGGCAGCCCGCGCATCCACCACCTGCTGCGGGGCGAGGCGTGGGTCGTGAGCCGGCGTCGCGTGGCGCGCCTGATGCGCACGGCGGGACTGCGGGCGAAAGCCGTACGAGGCTACCGCGGGAAAGTCGGCACCCACCGCTTCTACGACCAGCACCCGAATCGCGTGCGCGCGACGCGGGTGCAGCGCCCCAATCAGGTGTGGGTGGGCGACATCACCTATCTGGTCGTCGCCGGCGAGTGGCGCTATCTCGCCGTCGTGATGGATCGCTACTCGCGCCGTATCCTGGCGTGGACGCTTCGGCGGCGGCGCGATGCCAGCGTCACCCGGGCCGTGCTGCAGACCGCGGTGCGCCATCGGCGGCCGCCCGCGGGGCTGATCTTTCACAGCGACCGCGGCACGGAGTATCTCGCGGCGCCCTTTCGGGACACCTTGGTCGCCCTGGGCATCCAACAGAGTGCGTGCGTCAGCGGGCCGGGCGACAACGCCCATATGGAATCGTTCTTTCACTCGTTCAAGGCGGAAGTGGTACGCGGGGCCACTTTCGCCACCGAGGCGGCGCTCCGCCGCACGCTCCGGCACTTCTTCCGCTACTACAATCACACGCGCCTGCATTCGGCGCTTGGCTTTCGGTCGCCGGTTGACTACGAAGCCGGCGTGGCGTAACTCCCTAGCAAGTGTCAACGAAACTGGAGCAAGATCCCAGCGGATCTGTTGCACGCGCGCTGCGC of the Gemmatimonadota bacterium genome contains:
- a CDS encoding lipocalin-like domain-containing protein, with the translated sequence MNTTSALTVLLVIGGLFGTPSRSSAQSEDAVAKQFVGMWRLVSQPQRMADGSTKQDPKSAAYIIYTDTGHMCYVAMDPNRPKWNSAGSPTPQEALTGVAGFGAYCASVEIHAKEGFVIHRVEIAGTPNFVGQTWKRWFTFDGPNRVSLRVDGPSPPMVENTLIWERVQKR
- a CDS encoding Plug domain-containing protein, whose protein sequence is MTGARVFFASREQSAALTNSAGSATLVTESDAAETIVIVASGFTRYQRDLGRWAEDYLAIEVPLRPVVQQLAGVAVTAAGATTRPTGRLADFERRRDLGKGRYILREEIERRGNTRASDLFRGMSGLRVVDSASSRLIISSRAAQASLVSRSANNDCVVPIAVDGVLKEGSFQLDLLSPADIHGIEVYTGIGSIPPEFSSMQRNAWCGLIIVWTRDR
- a CDS encoding type II toxin-antitoxin system HicA family toxin; protein product: MKRVDLIRHLEAQGCRLLREGGSHSVYLNPEKRRVSTVPRHREVNDFLARKICRDLEIAEP
- a CDS encoding IS3 family transposase, which codes for MSHGTRGTAEDSEVQRGVQADGGADDAAPGHAGEDRGGGARPAPLHAVALAEGSARWCDSRAVAASRAVGAVPRAGAAASPRARARAATGGARPPKKSHTVLFRSKADAFAFIDTQRATYAVTRLCRRFRVTPAGFYAWRRRPRSAHAQQDRLLLTAITRLFTRHHGRYGSPRIHHLLRGEAWVVSRRRVARLMRTAGLRAKAVRGYRGKVGTHRFYDQHPNRVRATRVQRPNQVWVGDITYLVVAGEWRYLAVVMDRYSRRILAWTLRRRRDASVTRAVLQTAVRHRRPPAGLIFHSDRGTEYLAAPFRDTLVALGIQQSACVSGPGDNAHMESFFHSFKAEVVRGATFATEAALRRTLRHFFRYYNHTRLHSALGFRSPVDYEAGVA